The following coding sequences are from one Candidatus Nitrosopumilus sp. SW window:
- the lysS gene encoding lysine--tRNA ligase, which produces MSEQEIIGKGTWIDKLASELLEREKSLGRNLDLLRVESGLGASGIPHIGSLGDAVRAYGVKLALENLGYKSELIAYSDDLDGLRKIPEGMQEFGLEEHLAKPVSLIPDPYGCHDSYGMHMSSILLDGLDKVGIKYEFRRAVDTYKQGLLKDNIHTILQNSAKIGDKISDLVGQEKYQKYLPYFPVCANCNRLYTAEATEYIADERKVKYRCHDAEIGSQMIKGCGHEGEADIGKDLGKLAWKVEFAARWAAFDIRFEAYGKDIMDSVKVNDWVADEILDFPHPHHVKYEMFLDKGGKKISKSLGNVLTAQRWLEFGSPKSILLLLYKRITGARELGVEDIPSLMNEYNELEDINFGKIKIDNQAKLVKSKGLYEYVNLLNPPKQASTHVNYRLLIELAKIFKENRNERVMKKLLDYGVIKNPEPEIEKLIELAGNFSDEFDEQEKIQVDLDETTKKALKILSEALGAEEEPEDIQNTIYQIAKSNNMQPKDFFKTLYQIILGTSRGPKIGPFISDIGRKQVAKTLSEYT; this is translated from the coding sequence ATGTCAGAGCAAGAAATTATTGGTAAAGGAACTTGGATTGACAAGTTAGCTTCAGAATTACTTGAGCGTGAAAAATCACTTGGAAGAAATTTAGATCTTCTTAGAGTAGAAAGTGGTCTGGGTGCATCAGGAATACCACACATTGGAAGCTTAGGAGATGCAGTAAGAGCATACGGAGTAAAATTAGCATTAGAGAATCTAGGTTACAAATCAGAACTTATTGCTTATTCAGATGATTTAGACGGATTGCGAAAAATTCCAGAAGGAATGCAAGAGTTTGGATTAGAAGAGCATTTGGCAAAACCAGTGTCATTAATTCCAGACCCATACGGATGCCATGACTCATACGGAATGCACATGAGCAGTATTCTTTTAGACGGCCTTGACAAGGTTGGAATAAAATATGAATTTCGAAGAGCAGTTGACACTTACAAACAAGGATTACTCAAAGATAACATTCACACCATTTTGCAAAACAGTGCCAAGATTGGAGACAAAATATCAGATCTAGTAGGACAAGAAAAATATCAAAAATATCTCCCATACTTTCCAGTTTGTGCTAACTGTAATCGCCTCTACACAGCAGAGGCAACAGAATACATTGCAGACGAAAGGAAGGTCAAATACAGATGTCATGATGCAGAGATTGGCTCACAAATGATCAAGGGTTGTGGTCACGAAGGGGAGGCCGATATTGGAAAAGACCTTGGAAAGTTAGCATGGAAAGTAGAATTTGCTGCAAGATGGGCAGCATTTGACATTAGATTTGAAGCATATGGAAAAGACATCATGGATTCTGTAAAAGTAAATGATTGGGTAGCAGATGAAATTTTAGATTTCCCACACCCTCACCATGTAAAATATGAGATGTTCCTAGATAAGGGAGGAAAAAAGATTTCAAAATCATTGGGAAATGTACTAACTGCACAGAGATGGTTAGAATTTGGCAGTCCAAAATCAATTCTATTATTACTTTACAAAAGAATTACTGGCGCACGTGAACTTGGTGTAGAAGACATACCATCTTTGATGAATGAGTACAACGAATTAGAAGATATTAACTTTGGAAAAATCAAAATAGATAATCAAGCAAAACTTGTAAAATCAAAAGGACTATACGAATACGTTAATCTCCTAAACCCTCCAAAACAAGCAAGTACTCATGTAAACTATAGACTATTAATTGAACTAGCAAAAATATTCAAAGAAAATAGAAATGAAAGAGTAATGAAAAAACTTCTCGATTATGGGGTAATAAAAAATCCAGAGCCAGAAATAGAGAAACTTATTGAGCTTGCAGGGAATTTTTCAGACGAATTCGATGAGCAAGAAAAAATACAAGTTGATTTAGATGAAACAACAAAAAAAGCACTAAAGATTTTATCAGAAGCACTTGGCGCAGAAGAAGAACCAGAAGATATTCAAAATACAATCTATCAAATTGCAAAATCAAATAATATGCAACCAAAAGATTTCTTTAAGACATTATACCAAATTATTCTTGGTACATCTAGAGGACCAAAGATAGGACCATTCATTTCAGACATAGGCAGAAAACAAGTAGCAAAAACACTATCAGAGTATACGTAA
- a CDS encoding DNA repair protein: MGLFGKKEDIVSENSDEYILKEELETEVENLQNEFREKQEELNNIQQKIDSVKEEYETAVSNLMIVKKELNQKRMELDIVIREHKEIKEKIKNSEQIKDSKSFEEYGKTEENLSKIKEELEEITKEYEETKEKISAEQSTLSQIRKQQVEAEKELDEANSRLYNAKEELNKKDEFQDTSILTPKEKEFIQGNNKSAAGVIEAASAVVGSLKSKLSMTQKELEAVQLLLEKEREAHEETKKELNKLSSKDQES; the protein is encoded by the coding sequence ATGGGACTTTTTGGTAAAAAAGAAGACATTGTATCAGAAAATAGCGATGAGTATATTCTAAAAGAAGAATTAGAAACAGAAGTTGAAAACCTCCAAAATGAGTTTAGAGAAAAGCAAGAGGAACTAAACAACATTCAACAAAAAATTGATTCAGTCAAAGAAGAATATGAAACGGCAGTAAGCAACTTGATGATAGTAAAAAAAGAACTTAATCAAAAAAGAATGGAACTTGATATTGTTATTAGAGAACACAAAGAAATTAAAGAAAAAATAAAAAATTCTGAGCAGATCAAAGATTCAAAATCATTTGAAGAGTATGGTAAAACAGAAGAGAACCTATCAAAAATAAAAGAAGAATTGGAAGAAATAACAAAAGAATACGAAGAGACAAAAGAAAAAATTTCAGCAGAACAATCCACATTATCTCAAATTAGAAAACAACAAGTTGAAGCAGAAAAAGAACTAGATGAGGCAAATTCAAGATTATATAATGCAAAAGAAGAATTAAACAAAAAAGATGAATTTCAAGATACAAGTATTCTTACTCCAAAAGAAAAAGAATTCATTCAAGGCAACAACAAGAGCGCTGCAGGAGTAATTGAGGCAGCAAGTGCTGTTGTAGGTTCATTAAAATCAAAACTAAGCATGACACAAAAAGAATTGGAAGCAGTTCAGTTACTTTTGGAAAAAGAAAGAGAAGCACACGAAGAGACAAAAAAAGAATTAAACAAACTCAGTTCAAAAGATCAAGAATCATAA
- a CDS encoding pyridoxamine 5'-phosphate oxidase family protein yields the protein MPEITDEIKEFLDLQKLGYVATVSSDGAPNISPKGTIMRWSKNQLAFADIRSPDTMKNLKTNPNVEINVIDPLLRKGFLFKGLAKIIQDVPLYDDILKHYRRNGIKSPINSIVLVDITQISEVTSPLYDLGINEEEIKSKWKKHFDSL from the coding sequence TTGCCTGAAATTACTGATGAGATCAAAGAATTTTTGGATTTACAAAAGTTAGGCTATGTTGCAACAGTTTCTTCTGATGGTGCCCCGAATATTTCTCCCAAAGGTACCATTATGCGATGGTCAAAAAACCAACTAGCATTTGCAGATATTCGTTCTCCTGACACTATGAAAAATTTGAAGACTAACCCTAATGTGGAAATTAATGTAATTGATCCCTTGTTGCGAAAGGGGTTTTTGTTCAAAGGTCTAGCTAAAATCATACAAGACGTCCCCCTCTATGATGACATTTTGAAACATTATCGTAGAAATGGAATTAAGAGTCCAATTAACTCAATTGTTCTAGTTGATATAACTCAAATCTCTGAAGTGACATCTCCTTTGTATGATCTGGGAATTAATGAAGAAGAAATTAAATCAAAATGGAAAAAACATTTTGATAGCTTATGA
- a CDS encoding ferritin produces the protein MRISPKMKKALNDQVALEGLASSSYLAMASWCEVTGYKGAADYFYAQSDEERTHMIKIIHYLNDIGATATIPAIKAPSGTYKSLEGLVKTALKNEQTVTKAIHKMVELSHKEKDHSTYAFLEWFVNEQVQEETKFETVLQKFDLIGRDKIAINEIDKILAAEAATPDADPAA, from the coding sequence ATGAGAATTTCCCCTAAAATGAAAAAAGCATTAAATGATCAAGTTGCCCTGGAAGGACTTGCATCAAGTAGTTATTTGGCAATGGCATCTTGGTGTGAGGTAACTGGATACAAAGGCGCTGCTGATTACTTTTACGCACAATCTGATGAGGAAAGAACTCACATGATCAAAATAATTCACTATCTTAATGATATTGGTGCAACTGCAACAATTCCTGCAATCAAAGCCCCTTCTGGAACTTACAAATCTCTTGAGGGACTAGTTAAAACTGCACTAAAAAATGAGCAAACTGTTACTAAAGCAATTCATAAAATGGTAGAACTATCTCACAAAGAAAAAGATCATTCAACTTATGCATTCTTGGAATGGTTTGTAAATGAACAAGTACAAGAAGAAACAAAGTTTGAAACAGTATTGCAAAAGTTTGATCTTATAGGACGAGATAAAATTGCAATCAATGAAATTGATAAAATTCTTGCAGCCGAGGCAGCAACTCCTGATGCAGATCCTGCAGCATAA